In the genome of Massilibacillus massiliensis, one region contains:
- a CDS encoding BglG family transcription antiterminator has translation MLQKRQKLILQLLYDSNKPLLGKQLAERIDVTSRTIRTDIKILNEVLRQFRMEIASSKRDGYYVSEEQRDILAKVIVSMVGKRENLIKVPNTPSERVVFIIFKLAFSVDYISMENLANMIFVSKTTINYDVKKIIEFLKPCREVNLIVSPLKGLLLTGSEKGKRMLLSDLLNRGGNIKEFLLLSQRYPYIYLGEQLDKEGLFLFETIVNVLNRFGYSLTDRDVGVLVTDILISVKRIQMGCHIEPCEECVDIRIVSSFVDDIKNFFHVEIDAQEMTYFQQRFNAKRLLGVSNSEYKYAEETEKIIDLFLAEIKTRFALDFSRNLRFKNNLILHINPMINRLAEHRFEENALLGEIKKVYSFAFEIATLIIEIIKERLHVVINESEVAYIALHVAVALEESYERIQVAIICGSGLSMAELLKRKLLSYFNSQVNIVGQFSLYQLNNIVRGDFGKVDLIVTVLPIKVEHIPVVQVNPLIMEEDLTKIRQYLNNPFVLNHRLYRKKSDYSFFKKNLFEYFDKETGYLDCLKILTKRLSKENVISDEQGFFESVVQRENLYSTILDGMIAIPHPLESYSKTTLVAVGVLKEAVRYCGKKVKLVLLFAVNTKESEKLQLLFAMLEDLLDSKEKLNELMRCTSYEDFIEKLEQA, from the coding sequence TTGTTGCAGAAAAGACAAAAGTTGATTCTTCAGTTGCTGTATGATTCAAATAAGCCTCTTTTAGGTAAGCAATTGGCTGAGCGAATTGATGTTACTTCCCGGACCATCAGAACGGATATTAAGATATTGAATGAAGTTCTACGGCAGTTTCGTATGGAGATTGCTTCTTCTAAGCGCGATGGATACTATGTTTCGGAGGAACAGCGCGATATACTTGCAAAGGTGATCGTGAGCATGGTTGGCAAGAGGGAAAATTTGATCAAGGTACCGAATACGCCATCGGAACGCGTTGTTTTTATTATTTTTAAGCTGGCATTTTCTGTAGATTATATTAGTATGGAAAATTTAGCGAATATGATTTTTGTATCTAAGACAACGATTAATTATGATGTGAAAAAAATTATTGAGTTTTTAAAGCCATGCAGAGAAGTCAATCTGATTGTTTCTCCATTAAAAGGACTATTGCTGACCGGGTCGGAAAAGGGAAAGAGAATGCTGCTTTCTGATTTACTTAACAGGGGTGGTAATATTAAAGAATTTCTTCTTCTGTCGCAGCGATATCCGTATATTTATTTGGGGGAACAGTTGGACAAGGAAGGTTTGTTTTTATTTGAAACGATTGTCAATGTATTGAATCGTTTCGGGTATTCTTTGACGGATAGAGATGTAGGCGTACTGGTGACAGATATTTTAATCAGTGTAAAAAGAATACAAATGGGATGTCATATTGAACCATGTGAAGAGTGCGTTGACATTAGAATTGTCAGCTCATTTGTTGATGATATTAAGAATTTTTTTCATGTGGAGATCGATGCGCAGGAAATGACCTATTTTCAGCAGCGGTTTAATGCGAAACGGTTGCTGGGTGTATCAAATAGTGAATATAAATATGCAGAAGAAACCGAAAAAATTATCGATTTGTTTCTGGCGGAAATTAAGACGCGGTTTGCTTTGGATTTTTCCCGTAATTTACGGTTCAAAAATAATCTGATTCTTCATATAAATCCAATGATCAATCGACTGGCGGAGCATCGTTTTGAGGAAAATGCATTGCTGGGAGAAATCAAAAAGGTTTATTCTTTTGCTTTTGAGATTGCTACGTTGATTATTGAAATCATCAAAGAAAGGCTCCATGTTGTGATCAATGAATCAGAGGTTGCCTATATTGCGTTGCATGTGGCAGTCGCACTGGAAGAGTCTTATGAGAGAATTCAGGTCGCGATTATTTGTGGTTCCGGGCTGAGTATGGCGGAACTCTTAAAAAGAAAATTGCTGTCTTATTTTAATAGTCAGGTAAATATTGTTGGGCAGTTTTCGTTATATCAGTTGAATAATATTGTTCGGGGTGATTTTGGCAAGGTGGACCTGATCGTCACCGTTTTACCGATTAAAGTGGAGCATATTCCTGTGGTACAGGTAAATCCACTCATTATGGAAGAAGATTTGACTAAAATCAGACAGTATTTGAACAATCCCTTTGTGTTAAATCATCGGCTATATCGAAAAAAATCAGATTACAGCTTTTTTAAGAAAAATTTATTTGAATATTTTGATAAGGAAACAGGGTATCTTGACTGTTTGAAAATACTGACAAAGCGCTTAAGTAAGGAAAATGTGATTTCTGACGAACAGGGTTTTTTTGAGTCAGTTGTACAGCGTGAAAATTTATATTCGACAATTCTGGATGGAATGATTGCGATTCCCCATCCGCTGGAATCCTATTCGAAGACGACTTTAGTCGCTGTAGGGGTGTTAAAAGAGGCAGTCAGGTATTGCGGTAAAAAAGTAAAACTTGTTTTACTTTTTGCTGTGAATACAAAAGAGAGTGAGAAGTTGCAATTATTGTTTGCTATGCTGGAAGATTTATTGGATTCTAAGGAAAAGTTAAATGAACTGATGCGATGCACGAGTTACGAAGATTTCATCGAAAAACTGGAACAAGCATGA
- a CDS encoding anaerobic sulfatase maturase translates to MPSLVLMVKPASGDCNLSCTYCFYHALAQKRKISSYGSMDESCMEILVKKAFGYAEEACTFAFQGGEPTLIGLAFYQQFVLLVEKYNVRKIKVYYALQTNGTLLNEAWVQFLARHDFMVGLSLDGSIELHNAYRMDQAGKGSYHQVMQALGLLQAYQVNYNVLAVITRAMARKGRKVYQFFKNKHIQYLQFIPYIETGDGRAAEIAPRANEFALFLMELFDVWYSDLKKGEAISIQYFDNLLGIVAGLGPEVCGMSGSCACNLVIEADGSVYPCDFYAKDAWLLGNIHDIDIEDFIHTRQAQRFIESSLDIHDLCKNCGWYSVCRGGCRRFRETAVEGKLALHTLCRGYKKFFPYVLPRLKMLAKNFPAIK, encoded by the coding sequence ATGCCATCTTTGGTACTTATGGTGAAACCTGCATCAGGTGATTGTAATCTTAGCTGTACATATTGTTTTTATCATGCGCTTGCACAAAAAAGAAAAATTTCTTCTTATGGAAGCATGGATGAGTCTTGTATGGAGATTCTTGTGAAGAAAGCTTTTGGGTATGCGGAGGAAGCTTGTACGTTTGCTTTTCAGGGCGGAGAGCCGACACTTATCGGTCTGGCATTTTATCAGCAATTCGTTTTGCTGGTTGAAAAATATAATGTGCGGAAGATTAAGGTGTATTATGCGTTGCAGACAAATGGAACGTTGCTGAATGAAGCATGGGTACAGTTTTTGGCCAGACATGATTTTATGGTCGGTCTTTCTCTGGATGGAAGTATTGAGCTTCACAATGCGTATCGGATGGATCAGGCGGGGAAGGGATCGTATCATCAGGTGATGCAGGCACTGGGACTTTTGCAGGCATATCAGGTAAACTACAATGTATTGGCTGTGATTACACGAGCAATGGCGAGGAAGGGGCGCAAAGTTTATCAGTTTTTCAAGAATAAGCATATTCAATATCTTCAGTTTATTCCTTATATAGAGACCGGCGATGGCAGAGCTGCGGAGATTGCTCCAAGAGCAAATGAATTTGCCTTGTTTTTAATGGAATTATTTGATGTTTGGTATAGTGATCTAAAGAAGGGGGAGGCAATTAGTATTCAGTATTTTGATAACCTGCTTGGAATTGTAGCGGGTTTGGGGCCGGAGGTATGCGGAATGTCCGGCAGTTGTGCGTGCAATCTGGTCATAGAAGCCGATGGCAGTGTATATCCATGTGATTTTTATGCAAAGGATGCCTGGCTTTTGGGAAATATTCATGATATAGATATAGAAGATTTTATTCATACCCGACAAGCGCAAAGATTTATTGAGAGTTCTCTTGATATACATGATCTGTGTAAAAACTGTGGATGGTATAGCGTTTGTCGCGGCGGCTGCAGGCGATTCAGAGAGACGGCTGTGGAGGGAAAATTGGCTTTACATACATTGTGCAGGGGATATAAAAAATTTTTTCCCTATGTATTGCCTCGCCTAAAAATGCTTGCAAAAAATTTCCCGGCAATCAAATAG
- a CDS encoding PTS lactose/cellobiose transporter subunit IIA, which translates to MNEETLMMMILGAGEANRLAISALGEVRNKNFAKARELLKEASKKSLETHKIQTELIQREASNEKMELGLLTVHAQDHLMNAILVIDLVEELIDVFEAYV; encoded by the coding sequence ATGAATGAAGAAACACTGATGATGATGATACTGGGAGCAGGCGAGGCAAATCGGTTGGCAATTTCTGCACTTGGGGAAGTAAGGAATAAGAATTTTGCTAAGGCGAGGGAACTGCTCAAAGAGGCTTCGAAGAAATCTCTGGAAACGCATAAGATACAGACGGAATTGATCCAGAGGGAAGCAAGTAATGAAAAGATGGAATTGGGGCTGCTTACGGTACATGCCCAGGATCATTTGATGAATGCAATATTAGTGATTGATCTGGTAGAAGAGCTAATTGACGTATTTGAAGCGTATGTATAA
- a CDS encoding PTS sugar transporter subunit IIB produces MNILLVCAAGLSTSLLVNKMKAALTEEQKDWRIEAHPIAETEDFIKDFDVVLLGPQVGHKLNNLKKDFGSYGKPIAVINPMDYGMGRGKEVIAYAEKLYKEQA; encoded by the coding sequence TTGAATATTTTATTAGTTTGTGCGGCTGGCTTATCAACGAGCCTGCTGGTGAATAAGATGAAAGCGGCGTTAACAGAGGAGCAAAAGGACTGGCGGATTGAAGCGCATCCGATTGCGGAGACAGAGGATTTCATCAAGGATTTTGATGTGGTTTTGCTTGGACCGCAGGTAGGGCATAAACTAAATAATTTAAAGAAGGATTTTGGTTCCTATGGCAAGCCGATTGCTGTGATCAATCCAATGGATTACGGTATGGGGCGAGGCAAAGAAGTGATCGCTTATGCAGAAAAACTTTATAAGGAGCAGGCGTAA
- a CDS encoding arylsulfatase, protein MKKSGKMKLMWKLSILGVAVTQTAGMVSPVFAASVYNDLTSIPPTWEQQSPVPKTNIIYIVVDDMGFSDFGCYGAEIKTPNIDKLAANGLRYNNSSVNPVCSPTRASLLTGRDSHAVGMGNLADFDMGEGTPDIRGRITDKAATVAQVLKDHGYATMAVGKWHAAPTHQIKPAGSFDYWPVAKGFEHFYGFLEGEADQYDPPLVQDNHIIETPKQKGYHFSEDTIDKAMGFISNQVSVSPDKPFFLYVALGAPHSPHQVPQKYIEQYKGVYDQGWDKIRQARFEKQKAIGIIPADAKLTAGDLKAQVWDKLSPEEKKVFARFEETYAGFLTHADEQIGRLVDYLKVVGQYDNTMIVLLSDNGATCYGGEVGSDYFSSIKGRLGGDSKADIKDYLKRINTMGSEEFQGLYPRGWAMVSNTPFKGYKGSTYHGGTRTPLIIQWPQGLKRKGQISGQSVDVSDITPTVFDVLGVTAPETYHGIKQIPVTGVSFANTFSSGIEKNRPPLYKLLQGNRSIVQNGWKAISSEMDGWSTANRKGRPFEQDTWELYNLDQDYTETQDLAAVYPEKLKQLQQLWQEEAKKNGAVLAAKFTPNDAWNNRNHYKFYPGTEKVSQGASPKIANKSYTITVPIERTSQQQQGVLVAFGDRFAGYTLYIKNNKLIFEHNYFGSVTKIQSKKSIPTGRLVVKYVFEKNTTGGGTGSLYFDDELVAMSPIERSFVKPSISEEGMSFGMDTNTPVSRNYGDKAGFAFNGKYAYVQLDLKS, encoded by the coding sequence ATGAAAAAATCAGGAAAAATGAAACTGATGTGGAAGCTTTCTATACTGGGGGTAGCGGTTACGCAAACAGCTGGTATGGTTTCACCGGTTTTTGCGGCTTCTGTTTACAATGATCTGACGTCAATACCGCCAACCTGGGAGCAGCAGAGTCCTGTGCCGAAAACAAATATCATTTATATTGTGGTGGATGATATGGGCTTTTCTGATTTTGGTTGTTATGGGGCTGAAATTAAGACCCCAAATATCGACAAGCTTGCCGCAAATGGTTTGCGTTATAACAATTCCAGTGTAAATCCGGTTTGTTCGCCTACACGGGCCTCGCTTTTGACTGGCCGGGATAGTCATGCAGTCGGGATGGGAAATCTTGCGGATTTTGATATGGGAGAAGGAACGCCGGATATTCGCGGACGTATTACAGATAAAGCCGCGACAGTTGCGCAGGTTTTGAAAGATCATGGCTATGCAACAATGGCGGTCGGTAAATGGCATGCAGCACCTACGCATCAAATTAAGCCCGCGGGATCATTTGATTATTGGCCGGTAGCGAAAGGGTTTGAGCACTTCTATGGATTTTTAGAAGGCGAGGCGGATCAGTATGATCCGCCGCTTGTGCAGGATAATCATATCATTGAGACGCCAAAGCAAAAGGGCTATCATTTTTCTGAGGACACGATTGATAAAGCCATGGGTTTTATCAGTAATCAGGTATCTGTATCGCCGGATAAGCCGTTCTTTTTGTATGTGGCACTTGGAGCACCGCATTCTCCGCATCAGGTGCCACAAAAGTACATTGAACAGTATAAAGGGGTATATGATCAGGGCTGGGATAAGATTCGACAAGCGCGATTTGAGAAGCAAAAAGCGATCGGCATAATTCCGGCGGATGCAAAGTTGACGGCAGGAGATCTCAAAGCACAGGTGTGGGACAAGTTGTCTCCGGAAGAAAAGAAGGTGTTCGCGCGTTTTGAAGAAACCTATGCCGGCTTTCTTACGCATGCGGATGAACAAATTGGCCGGCTGGTTGATTATTTAAAAGTAGTTGGACAATATGATAATACGATGATTGTATTGCTTTCTGACAATGGTGCTACCTGTTATGGAGGAGAGGTTGGCAGCGACTATTTCTCCAGTATAAAAGGTCGGCTCGGCGGAGACAGTAAAGCCGATATCAAAGATTATCTTAAGCGCATCAATACGATGGGAAGTGAAGAGTTTCAGGGGTTGTACCCGCGTGGCTGGGCTATGGTGAGTAATACGCCATTTAAAGGATACAAAGGGTCAACTTATCATGGCGGAACGCGAACACCGCTGATTATTCAATGGCCACAGGGGCTGAAACGCAAAGGGCAGATTTCTGGGCAATCTGTGGATGTGAGTGATATTACACCAACGGTATTTGATGTTTTGGGCGTTACGGCACCAGAAACGTATCATGGTATCAAACAAATTCCGGTTACGGGTGTAAGTTTTGCCAATACGTTTTCTTCGGGAATAGAAAAAAACCGTCCGCCGCTTTATAAATTACTGCAGGGAAATCGTTCTATTGTGCAAAATGGCTGGAAAGCAATTTCAAGTGAAATGGATGGATGGTCGACAGCAAATCGTAAAGGGCGTCCTTTTGAACAGGATACATGGGAACTCTATAATTTGGACCAGGATTATACAGAGACACAGGATCTGGCGGCAGTATATCCTGAAAAATTAAAGCAATTGCAGCAGCTTTGGCAGGAAGAAGCAAAGAAAAATGGTGCTGTTTTGGCAGCTAAATTTACGCCGAATGATGCCTGGAACAATAGAAACCATTATAAATTTTATCCGGGTACGGAAAAAGTGTCACAAGGTGCTTCACCAAAAATTGCAAATAAGTCTTATACAATTACGGTGCCGATTGAACGCACGAGTCAGCAGCAACAAGGGGTGTTGGTTGCTTTTGGTGATCGATTTGCAGGATATACGCTTTATATTAAAAATAATAAGTTGATTTTTGAGCATAATTATTTTGGCAGTGTTACAAAAATACAGTCTAAAAAATCAATTCCGACAGGGCGGCTTGTTGTGAAATATGTATTTGAAAAAAATACGACAGGCGGCGGCACGGGGAGCTTGTATTTTGATGATGAACTCGTTGCCATGTCTCCAATTGAACGCAGCTTTGTAAAACCGTCTATTTCTGAAGAAGGGATGAGCTTTGGGATGGATACGAATACGCCTGTAAGCAGGAATTACGGAGATAAAGCAGGGTTTGCCTTTAACGGGAAATATGCATATGTTCAACTTGATTTAAAATCGTAA
- a CDS encoding arylsulfatase, translating into MEINKSKNLLWGMSVLGLSLVSMANDPSLTFAATPNHNGLVKGSSEGLPAAKTEKTNIVYIVLDDMGFSDFGSYGSEIKTPNIDKLAEDGLRYNNFTVCPVCSPTRASLLTGRDNHTVGMAQVSRVDFGITVPDSRGRVTNRAATIAQILKDNGYTTLAVGKWHLAPLHHVSPVGPYDYWPLAKGFDRYYGFLDGETDQYDPQLTYDNQQFELPKKKGYHLSEDLVDKANLFLTDAASVAPEKPFFLYLGFGAVHAPIQVPKEYIDMYKGVYDQGWDKIREARFARQKQLGLIPADAELTPRDKTVQQWDSLSVEEKKVFTQFMQTYAGFLTHADAQIGRFVEHLKAIGQYDNTMIVVISDNGAVGAGGEEGSDYLAAGNGLKGENSPSIVKKYAKRLETIGGPEVEGLYQKGWGMVSNTPFKGYKGSVYAGGTRVPLIVHWPGKIAAEGQVRNQPVYVTDVTPMVLDVLKLDAPTTYHGIDQLPMDGKSFAQTFDQPNAKSEHQVYYNLLHTRASLQKGTGNRSITEGSWKAVINQKEVKGEKPAWELYNLAEDYAEVHDLSAQYPEKLKHLQALWKTEAERHGAVIQGVPGPTDAANRANVMKFLPGTGFLGKSAAPNLYNKSYTITVPITRDKKSEEGVLVAHGDHFAGYTLYVMNNHLVYEFNDFGEVTRIVSKEQLPIGSAVVKFKFDKAEKGDGGTATLFVNDKLVGEKEVPRVARIISMEGISFGVDMYSPVSPAYKNKDGFKFTGKYDYVRYEMQKKGTEFQGL; encoded by the coding sequence GTGGAGATAAATAAAAGTAAAAATTTATTGTGGGGTATGTCGGTTCTTGGTCTATCGTTGGTGAGTATGGCGAATGATCCTTCGTTAACATTTGCTGCAACACCGAATCACAATGGGCTGGTAAAGGGAAGCAGTGAGGGATTGCCTGCAGCGAAAACTGAAAAAACGAATATTGTATATATTGTTTTGGATGATATGGGCTTTTCTGATTTTGGCAGTTATGGATCGGAGATTAAAACACCGAATATTGATAAACTGGCAGAAGATGGACTTCGTTATAATAATTTTACCGTATGTCCGGTTTGTTCACCGACACGGGCATCGCTGCTCACAGGCCGTGATAATCATACGGTCGGGATGGCGCAGGTTTCAAGGGTTGACTTTGGGATAACTGTACCGGACAGCCGCGGGCGGGTTACGAATCGGGCCGCTACGATTGCACAGATCCTAAAGGATAATGGATATACAACGTTGGCAGTTGGAAAATGGCATCTGGCACCTTTGCATCATGTATCACCGGTTGGTCCATATGATTATTGGCCGTTGGCAAAGGGGTTTGATCGTTATTATGGATTCCTTGATGGGGAAACAGATCAGTATGATCCGCAGCTTACGTACGATAACCAGCAGTTTGAATTGCCGAAGAAAAAGGGCTATCACCTTTCAGAAGATTTGGTGGATAAAGCAAATCTGTTTTTAACGGATGCTGCATCTGTTGCGCCGGAAAAACCATTTTTCTTATATCTGGGGTTTGGTGCAGTACATGCGCCAATTCAGGTGCCAAAAGAATATATTGATATGTATAAGGGTGTGTATGATCAAGGCTGGGATAAGATACGTGAGGCCCGTTTTGCCAGACAGAAGCAACTGGGTCTTATTCCGGCAGATGCTGAGCTGACGCCGCGAGATAAGACGGTGCAGCAATGGGACAGCTTGTCTGTAGAGGAGAAAAAAGTATTTACCCAGTTCATGCAGACGTATGCAGGATTTCTTACCCATGCTGATGCACAAATTGGACGCTTTGTTGAGCATTTAAAAGCGATCGGACAATATGATAATACGATGATTGTCGTTATATCAGATAATGGTGCTGTCGGTGCCGGTGGGGAAGAAGGCAGTGATTATCTTGCGGCAGGAAATGGATTAAAGGGAGAAAATAGTCCGTCTATTGTCAAGAAATATGCAAAACGCTTGGAAACTATTGGCGGTCCGGAGGTCGAAGGTTTATATCAGAAAGGCTGGGGAATGGTCAGCAATACGCCGTTTAAGGGCTATAAGGGATCTGTCTATGCAGGGGGGACCAGAGTACCGCTGATCGTGCATTGGCCTGGTAAAATTGCAGCAGAAGGACAAGTGCGCAATCAGCCGGTTTATGTAACCGATGTGACGCCAATGGTACTGGATGTACTAAAGCTTGATGCGCCAACGACGTATCATGGAATAGATCAATTGCCTATGGATGGTAAGAGTTTTGCACAGACGTTTGATCAGCCAAATGCAAAATCAGAACATCAGGTATATTACAATCTCCTGCATACAAGAGCCAGCCTGCAAAAAGGCACGGGTAATCGTTCGATAACCGAAGGAAGCTGGAAAGCGGTGATCAATCAAAAAGAAGTAAAGGGTGAAAAACCTGCATGGGAACTTTATAATCTGGCAGAAGATTATGCGGAAGTACATGATTTATCCGCACAATATCCTGAGAAATTGAAGCATTTACAAGCATTGTGGAAAACAGAGGCTGAGCGGCATGGTGCGGTGATTCAAGGGGTGCCAGGGCCTACGGATGCAGCAAATCGGGCTAATGTAATGAAATTTTTACCAGGGACAGGCTTTTTAGGAAAATCGGCTGCACCTAATTTATACAATAAGTCTTATACAATTACAGTACCAATCACCAGAGATAAAAAATCAGAGGAAGGTGTTTTGGTCGCACATGGGGATCATTTTGCCGGATATACCTTGTATGTCATGAACAATCATCTGGTGTATGAATTTAATGATTTTGGCGAAGTAACACGAATTGTTTCAAAAGAGCAACTGCCAATCGGTTCGGCCGTTGTAAAATTCAAATTTGATAAAGCAGAAAAAGGCGATGGTGGAACAGCAACCTTATTTGTTAACGATAAGCTGGTCGGTGAAAAAGAGGTTCCACGTGTAGCTCGCATTATTTCAATGGAAGGAATTAGCTTTGGCGTGGATATGTATTCGCCTGTCAGTCCGGCATATAAAAATAAAGATGGTTTTAAATTTACAGGAAAATACGATTATGTACGATATGAGATGCAGAAAAAAGGTACTGAATTCCAAGGCTTATAA
- a CDS encoding sulfatase-like hydrolase/transferase has translation MEKRPNIVVFVADQMRADALGHLGNQAAITPNLDKVVQQDGVSFRNAYCQNNVCVPSRCSFLTGWYPHTRGHRTMHYLLEKDDPMLLKTLKNEGYHVLWLGRNDVIPADRSLDAYCDEYYSGYPKNAGFQSSVNKTWENGYRGKPGDDTYYSFFAGKGERDNRFVQYDWNCVNKALEFIEQWPAESEQPFCIYITLLFPHPPYVCEEPWFSSIDRTLIEDIRPIPADWAAKPSMLKSIYEKQGLGSWSEERLKELRATYHAMVSRLDHHYGLVMDALREKGLYDDTAVLMFSDHGDYTGDYGIVEKTQNTFENPVCNVPFIIKPPAGLQVQARISDAFVELVDLCATIADIAGFTLPYTQFGQSIVPVLAGREEHRDAVFAEGGRIHGEIQATEAGHGPESQYWPKISSQCSEGPEHTKAVMVRVGQHKYVERLYEKSELYDLIDDPNELNNLIDDPRYQALILNMRERILKFYMETTDVVPMKRDKR, from the coding sequence ATGGAGAAAAGACCTAACATTGTGGTATTTGTTGCTGATCAAATGAGAGCAGATGCGTTAGGGCATTTGGGAAACCAGGCAGCGATAACGCCAAATTTAGATAAGGTAGTGCAACAGGATGGGGTTTCATTTCGCAATGCGTATTGTCAGAATAATGTTTGTGTTCCAAGTCGATGCAGCTTTTTAACAGGCTGGTATCCGCATACGCGTGGTCATCGCACGATGCATTATTTGCTGGAAAAAGATGATCCGATGCTGCTTAAAACGCTGAAAAATGAAGGTTATCACGTTTTATGGCTGGGCAGAAATGATGTCATCCCTGCAGATCGATCCTTAGATGCGTATTGCGATGAATATTATAGCGGCTATCCTAAGAATGCCGGATTTCAATCTTCTGTGAATAAGACGTGGGAAAATGGATATCGGGGTAAACCGGGAGACGATACCTATTATTCGTTTTTTGCAGGCAAGGGTGAGCGCGATAATCGATTTGTGCAGTATGATTGGAACTGTGTAAACAAAGCGCTGGAATTTATCGAGCAGTGGCCGGCTGAAAGTGAACAACCATTTTGCATCTATATTACTTTACTTTTTCCACATCCTCCGTATGTTTGTGAGGAGCCATGGTTCAGCTCGATTGACCGTACGCTGATTGAAGATATTCGTCCGATACCTGCAGACTGGGCTGCAAAGCCGAGTATGTTAAAAAGCATTTATGAAAAGCAGGGTCTGGGTTCATGGAGTGAAGAGCGGCTGAAAGAGCTGCGGGCGACGTATCATGCGATGGTTTCCCGTTTGGATCATCATTATGGATTGGTAATGGATGCACTGCGGGAAAAGGGGCTTTATGATGATACGGCCGTATTGATGTTCAGTGATCACGGTGATTATACAGGTGATTATGGGATCGTAGAGAAGACACAAAATACATTTGAAAATCCAGTTTGTAATGTGCCGTTTATTATCAAACCTCCGGCAGGCTTGCAGGTACAGGCAAGAATCAGTGATGCCTTCGTGGAACTTGTTGATCTGTGTGCAACGATTGCGGATATCGCTGGATTTACGTTGCCGTATACGCAATTTGGTCAATCGATCGTACCTGTATTAGCAGGCCGTGAAGAGCATAGAGATGCTGTGTTCGCAGAAGGCGGCAGAATTCATGGTGAAATTCAGGCGACGGAAGCAGGGCACGGACCGGAATCGCAGTATTGGCCTAAAATCAGCAGTCAATGCAGTGAGGGACCGGAGCATACGAAAGCGGTGATGGTCAGAGTCGGACAGCATAAATATGTAGAGCGACTTTATGAAAAAAGTGAGTTATATGATTTGATTGATGATCCAAACGAGTTGAACAATTTGATTGATGATCCTCGGTATCAGGCGCTTATTTTGAACATGCGGGAAAGAATCCTGAAATTCTATATGGAAACAACGGATGTTGTTCCGATGAAAAGAGATAAACGCTGA